The following coding sequences lie in one Bacteroidota bacterium genomic window:
- a CDS encoding TraR/DksA C4-type zinc finger protein, which translates to MKEKEKIEQAEVNKTRYSDEELEEFKEIILKKLEKARADLKLLTEALSADGENGTNDTSPTFKVLEEGYQVLSKEENGRLAARQQKFIQNLENALIRIENKTYGICRATGKLIAKERLRIVPHATLSIEAKLQQGNK; encoded by the coding sequence ATGAAAGAGAAGGAAAAAATCGAGCAGGCCGAGGTAAACAAAACCCGCTACTCGGACGAGGAACTGGAAGAATTCAAGGAAATCATACTGAAAAAGCTCGAAAAAGCCCGGGCCGACCTTAAATTGCTTACCGAAGCCCTGAGTGCCGATGGCGAAAACGGCACCAACGACACTTCGCCTACCTTCAAAGTGCTCGAGGAAGGATATCAGGTGCTCTCGAAAGAGGAAAACGGACGCCTGGCTGCACGTCAGCAAAAATTTATCCAGAACCTCGAGAACGCACTTATCCGCATCGAAAACAAAACCTATGGCATCTGCCGGGCCACAGGTAAACTCATTGCCAAAGAACGCCTCCGCATCGTGCCACACGCTACCCTGAGCATCGAAGCCAAACTTCAGCAAGGCAACAAGTGA
- the atpC gene encoding ATP synthase F1 subunit epsilon: protein MKLEIITPETTIFSGEVQLVQLPGPDGLFEILHNHAPMIAALGKGRVKIITTTDKSTEYFEIKGGVLEVKKNKIIVLAD from the coding sequence ATGAAACTGGAAATCATCACCCCCGAAACCACAATCTTTTCAGGCGAGGTACAATTGGTGCAGCTGCCAGGACCCGATGGCCTGTTCGAAATCCTGCACAACCATGCTCCCATGATTGCCGCCTTAGGTAAGGGCCGGGTGAAAATTATTACAACCACCGATAAATCAACCGAATATTTCGAAATCAAAGGTGGTGTGCTCGAAGTGAAAAAAAACAAAATCATCGTTCTGGCCGACTGA
- a CDS encoding pseudouridine synthase: MSAKQKSDRLPGEKRPRIPGEAKLSEIKSSRPGKSVQSRQGNRKDSSRQYESGAPKAAGDYRQKKYRSTGDEPAAGKRGESHRTGRYAPKPGQPDEHRPESRGGRPATGYGRDRAARDNAAEDQKSYKRSAKPERADGPSYAQKRDNRYAGGERNARPKGRPAKNKPLTEGLERKDKQTIIRLNKYLADAGICSRREADKYIQAGVVKVNDKVVTELGSRVSIHDKVEFEGQVLRREKLRYVLLNKPKGYITTSDDPYERKTVMELVAGACEERIYPVGRLDRNTTGLLLLTNDGELAKALTHPSHGARKLYHVWLDKPLTRADLRKIAEGVELEDGKVEVDAVDYVAEDETHKQVGIELHSGRNRVVRRLFEHLGYEVVKLDRPMFAGLTKLKLSRGHWRFLTPAEISMLKRIR, from the coding sequence ATGAGCGCAAAACAAAAATCTGACCGCCTGCCGGGCGAGAAAAGACCACGCATTCCGGGCGAGGCCAAATTATCTGAAATCAAGTCGTCGCGGCCAGGGAAGTCGGTGCAGTCACGCCAGGGCAACCGGAAGGATAGCAGCAGGCAATACGAATCAGGGGCACCCAAAGCTGCAGGAGACTATCGTCAGAAAAAGTATCGTTCGACGGGTGACGAACCTGCTGCGGGCAAGCGCGGGGAGTCGCATCGGACGGGCAGATATGCACCAAAACCGGGCCAGCCGGACGAACACAGGCCGGAATCCCGCGGTGGCAGGCCTGCTACCGGTTATGGTAGGGATCGTGCAGCACGCGACAATGCAGCTGAAGACCAGAAAAGCTATAAGCGAAGTGCAAAGCCTGAAAGAGCCGACGGACCTTCATATGCCCAAAAGCGCGACAACAGGTATGCAGGGGGCGAGCGAAACGCGCGGCCGAAAGGCCGTCCGGCAAAAAACAAGCCGCTGACCGAAGGCCTCGAGCGCAAAGACAAGCAAACCATCATCCGGCTCAACAAATACCTGGCCGATGCTGGCATCTGCTCGCGCCGCGAAGCCGACAAATACATCCAGGCCGGTGTGGTCAAGGTGAACGACAAGGTAGTAACCGAATTGGGTTCGCGCGTCAGCATACACGACAAAGTTGAGTTCGAAGGCCAGGTGTTGCGCCGCGAAAAACTGCGCTATGTGCTGCTCAACAAACCCAAAGGCTACATCACCACCTCCGACGACCCCTACGAGCGCAAAACCGTGATGGAGCTGGTGGCCGGCGCCTGCGAAGAACGCATCTATCCGGTGGGAAGGCTCGACCGCAACACCACAGGCCTGTTGCTGCTTACCAACGATGGAGAGCTCGCCAAAGCACTCACCCATCCCTCGCATGGCGCCAGAAAACTCTACCACGTGTGGCTCGACAAACCCCTCACCCGTGCCGACCTGCGTAAAATTGCCGAAGGCGTGGAGCTTGAGGACGGAAAAGTGGAAGTGGATGCAGTGGACTATGTGGCTGAAGATGAAACACATAAACAGGTAGGCATCGAACTGCACTCGGGACGCAACCGGGTGGTGAGGAGGCTCTTCGAACACCTGGGTTATGAAGTGGTCAAACTCGACCGGCCCATGTTTGCCGGACTTACCAAACTCAAACTCAGCCGGGGTCACTGGCGTTTTCTTACGCCCGCCGAAATCAGCATGCTCAAGCGCATCCGTTAA
- a CDS encoding isoleucine--tRNA ligase, with protein MTLKYREYKQLDLNATGKEIRAWWEQNDIFRKTLENRKDGKPFVFYEGPPSANGVPGIHHVMARAIKDIFCRYQTQKGRLVERKAGWDTHGLPVEIGVEKSLGITKEDIGKTISVEDYNKACRSEVMKYKDLWDELTRMMGYWVDLENPYITFDNKYIESVWYLLSKLFEKGLLYKGYTIQPYSPAAGTGLSTHELNQPGCYRDVKDTSVTAQFELEPHERLNSLPDAGLPLYILAWTTTPWTLPSNTALAVGPDIEYVLVKTYNPYTGQPIRVILAKDLAGNYFDDRMAEADFESYKPGDKKLPYRILHTFNGLWLEGLRYKQLIPWVKPMGDAFRVIAGDFVTTADGTGIVHIAPTFGADDDRVAKASGIVPLLLIDRDGQKRPMVDLRGRFYPIEDLDADFVRNQVNTQAYSEFAGRFVKNEYDPELAPDAPTLDVDLSVMLKKDGKAFRIEKYVHSYPHCWRTDKPVLYYPLDSWFIRTTAFRQRMLELNATINWKPKATGEGRFGNWLENLVDWNLSRSRFWGVPLPIWMTEDKTEQRCIGSVAELKKAIDQAVAAGFMESNPLAAFAEGDNSSENYNLFDLHRPYVDRVVLCSPSGKPMYREPDLIDVWFDSGAMPYAQFHYPFEAAEQFDRYFPADFIAEGVDQTRGWFFTLHAIAVMLFDSVAFRTVVSNGLVLDKNGNKMSKRLGNAIDPFETIEKYGPDATRWYMITNSQPWDNLKFDLGGVDEVRRKFFGTLYNTYAFFALYANIDGFRYAEAEVPHDERPEIDRWILSSLNTLIKTVDEAYAQYEPTRAGRAIQDFVDENLSNWYVRLSRRRFWKGQYTTDKISAYQTLYTCLETIAMLAAPIAPFFSEQLYRDLNQVSQRNAAISVHLTDFPQANETLIDTDLEERMAMAQHFSSMILSLRKKANIRVRQPLQSIMIPVADAKMKAQLQAVENLILSEVNVKEVIYLEGDNSVLIKRVKPNFKTLGPRYGKLMKDIAVLLTGLSQYDIRRLEQQGRLHLHVGEQEVEVGLEDVDIITEDIPGWTVATADGLTVALDMGISPELYREGLARELVNRVQNLRKDRGFDVTDHIILKVDGSEELSEAVKECATYISTETLSEIRWETGLAGDEVFDTELTDEVSARIHVQKIG; from the coding sequence ATGACGCTGAAATACAGAGAATACAAACAACTCGACCTGAATGCCACAGGCAAAGAAATACGGGCCTGGTGGGAACAGAACGACATCTTCCGTAAGACGCTGGAAAACAGAAAAGATGGCAAACCCTTCGTCTTTTACGAAGGCCCGCCCTCGGCCAATGGCGTACCCGGCATTCACCACGTGATGGCCCGCGCCATCAAAGACATCTTTTGCCGCTATCAAACCCAGAAAGGCAGGCTCGTTGAGCGCAAAGCCGGATGGGATACCCACGGCCTTCCCGTCGAAATCGGCGTCGAAAAAAGCCTGGGCATCACCAAGGAAGACATCGGCAAAACCATCAGCGTCGAAGACTACAACAAAGCCTGCCGCTCGGAGGTGATGAAATATAAAGACCTCTGGGACGAGCTCACCCGCATGATGGGCTACTGGGTGGATCTGGAAAACCCTTACATCACCTTCGACAACAAATACATCGAAAGCGTCTGGTACCTCCTTTCGAAACTTTTCGAAAAAGGACTGCTCTACAAGGGCTATACCATTCAGCCTTACTCCCCTGCTGCCGGCACCGGACTGAGCACACACGAGCTCAACCAGCCAGGCTGCTACCGCGATGTAAAAGACACCTCGGTGACCGCTCAGTTTGAGCTCGAACCCCATGAGCGCCTGAACAGCCTGCCAGATGCCGGCTTGCCACTGTATATCCTGGCCTGGACCACCACACCCTGGACCCTGCCCTCGAACACCGCCCTGGCCGTTGGACCGGACATCGAATACGTGCTGGTCAAGACCTATAACCCCTACACCGGACAACCCATTCGGGTAATCCTGGCCAAAGACCTGGCTGGCAATTACTTTGACGACAGAATGGCTGAGGCCGACTTCGAGTCATACAAACCCGGCGACAAAAAGTTACCCTACCGCATCCTGCACACCTTCAATGGATTGTGGCTCGAAGGGCTGCGCTACAAGCAACTTATCCCCTGGGTGAAGCCCATGGGCGACGCCTTCAGGGTGATCGCCGGCGACTTTGTGACCACTGCCGATGGTACTGGCATCGTGCACATTGCCCCCACCTTTGGCGCCGACGACGACAGGGTGGCCAAGGCTTCGGGAATTGTACCCCTGCTTCTCATCGACCGCGACGGACAAAAACGACCCATGGTTGACCTCCGGGGCAGGTTTTACCCCATTGAAGACCTGGACGCAGACTTTGTCAGAAACCAAGTCAACACACAGGCTTACAGCGAGTTTGCCGGCAGGTTTGTAAAAAACGAATACGACCCCGAACTCGCACCTGATGCACCCACCCTCGACGTGGACCTCTCGGTCATGCTCAAAAAAGATGGCAAAGCCTTCCGCATCGAAAAATATGTGCACAGCTATCCCCATTGCTGGCGCACCGACAAACCCGTGCTCTACTACCCCCTCGACAGCTGGTTTATCCGCACCACGGCATTTCGCCAGCGCATGCTCGAGCTCAATGCCACCATCAACTGGAAACCCAAAGCCACAGGTGAAGGCCGTTTCGGCAACTGGCTCGAAAACCTGGTGGACTGGAACCTCTCGCGCTCGCGCTTCTGGGGTGTGCCCCTGCCCATCTGGATGACTGAAGACAAAACCGAACAACGCTGCATCGGCTCGGTGGCCGAACTCAAAAAAGCCATTGACCAGGCCGTGGCTGCCGGCTTTATGGAAAGTAACCCGCTGGCCGCTTTTGCCGAAGGCGACAACAGCAGCGAAAACTATAACCTGTTCGATCTGCACCGGCCTTATGTGGACAGAGTGGTGCTGTGCTCACCATCGGGCAAACCCATGTATCGCGAACCCGACCTCATCGACGTGTGGTTCGACTCGGGTGCCATGCCCTATGCCCAGTTCCACTACCCCTTCGAAGCTGCCGAACAATTCGACAGGTACTTCCCCGCCGACTTCATCGCCGAAGGTGTTGACCAGACACGCGGCTGGTTTTTCACCCTGCACGCCATTGCCGTCATGCTGTTCGACTCGGTTGCCTTCCGGACTGTGGTCTCCAACGGATTGGTGCTCGACAAAAACGGCAATAAAATGTCCAAACGACTGGGCAATGCCATCGACCCCTTCGAAACCATCGAAAAATACGGCCCCGATGCCACCAGGTGGTACATGATCACCAACTCCCAGCCCTGGGACAACCTCAAATTCGACCTGGGTGGCGTGGACGAAGTGAGGCGCAAATTCTTCGGCACCCTTTACAATACCTATGCATTTTTTGCGCTCTATGCCAACATCGACGGCTTCCGTTATGCCGAAGCCGAAGTGCCACACGATGAGCGCCCCGAAATTGACCGATGGATCCTGTCGTCGCTCAACACCCTGATAAAAACTGTGGACGAAGCCTATGCCCAATACGAACCCACCCGTGCCGGACGTGCCATTCAGGACTTTGTGGACGAAAACCTGAGCAACTGGTATGTGCGCCTCTCGCGCCGCCGGTTCTGGAAAGGACAATACACCACCGATAAGATTTCGGCTTATCAAACCCTTTACACCTGTCTGGAAACCATCGCCATGCTGGCTGCCCCCATAGCGCCATTCTTCTCCGAGCAGCTCTACCGCGACCTCAACCAGGTTTCGCAACGCAATGCAGCCATCTCGGTGCACCTGACCGACTTCCCTCAAGCCAACGAAACCCTCATCGACACCGACCTGGAAGAACGCATGGCTATGGCACAACACTTCTCGTCGATGATTCTCTCGCTGCGCAAAAAAGCCAACATCAGGGTGCGCCAGCCCCTGCAATCCATCATGATTCCGGTGGCCGATGCAAAGATGAAGGCACAACTGCAGGCCGTCGAAAACCTCATCCTTTCCGAAGTCAATGTGAAAGAGGTGATCTACCTGGAAGGCGACAACAGCGTGCTCATCAAACGCGTCAAACCCAACTTCAAAACACTGGGGCCACGCTACGGCAAACTGATGAAAGACATTGCCGTGCTGCTCACCGGCCTGTCGCAATACGACATCCGCAGGCTTGAACAACAGGGCAGGCTGCACCTGCATGTTGGAGAACAGGAAGTTGAGGTAGGACTGGAAGATGTGGACATCATCACCGAAGATATCCCTGGCTGGACGGTGGCCACTGCCGACGGCCTTACCGTGGCCCTCGATATGGGCATCAGCCCCGAGCTTTACCGCGAAGGACTGGCCCGCGAACTGGTCAACAGGGTGCAAAACCTTCGCAAAGACCGCGGATTCGACGTAACCGACCACATCATCCTGAAAGTGGACGGCAGTGAGGAGCTGTCGGAAGCTGTCAAGGAGTGTGCAACATACATCAGCACCGAAACCCTGTCGGAAATTCGCTGGGAAACGGGCCTGGCAGGCGATGAGGTGTTCGATACGGAACTTACCGACGAGGTCAGCGCCCGTATCCATGTGCAGAAAATCGGCTGA
- the atpD gene encoding F0F1 ATP synthase subunit beta, with amino-acid sequence MNTQQKGRISQIIGPVVDVSFDHGATLPNLYEALEVTRDNGEKLILEVQQDIGENTVRAIAMDSTDGLRRNMEVRALGAPISMPASEDVKGRLFNVIGEPIDGLKPVQAKKRNSIHRKPPKFENLSTQTEVLYTGIKVIDLIEPYAKGGKVGLFGGAGVGKTVIIMELINNIAKTYSGMSVFAGVGERTREGNDLLREMIESGVIKYGPEFLHSMEAGSWDLSKVDYNQLKESQATLVFGQMNEPPGARARVALSGLTMAEYFRDGEDEADGRDILFFIDNIFRFTQAGSEVSALLGRMPSAVGYQPTLATEMGIMQERITSTKRGSITSVQAVYVPADDLTDPAPATTFSHLDATTVLNRKIAELGIYPAVDPLDSTSRILTPDIVGEAHYKTAQRVKNILQRYKELQDIIAILGMDELSEEDKLIVHRARRVQRFLSQPFHVAEQFTGIPGCVVSIDDTIKGFNMIMDGEVDEYPEAAFNLVGTIEEAIEKGKKLLAESKA; translated from the coding sequence ATGAACACACAACAAAAAGGACGCATCTCGCAGATCATTGGTCCCGTGGTGGACGTAAGCTTTGACCATGGCGCAACACTTCCAAATCTTTACGAAGCATTAGAGGTGACGCGCGACAATGGCGAAAAACTCATCCTCGAAGTGCAGCAGGATATTGGAGAAAACACCGTGCGCGCCATTGCCATGGACTCGACCGATGGTTTGCGTCGCAACATGGAAGTAAGGGCCCTTGGTGCACCAATTTCGATGCCTGCCAGCGAAGATGTAAAAGGCAGGTTGTTCAATGTGATTGGCGAACCCATCGACGGGCTGAAACCCGTGCAGGCAAAAAAACGCAACAGCATACACCGCAAGCCGCCAAAATTCGAAAATCTCAGCACACAAACCGAAGTGCTCTATACCGGCATTAAAGTCATCGACCTGATTGAGCCTTACGCCAAAGGTGGCAAGGTTGGACTGTTTGGCGGTGCAGGTGTAGGCAAAACGGTGATCATCATGGAGCTGATCAACAACATTGCCAAGACCTATTCAGGTATGTCGGTATTTGCCGGTGTGGGTGAGCGTACGCGCGAAGGCAACGACCTCCTGCGCGAGATGATTGAGTCGGGTGTAATCAAATACGGCCCTGAGTTTTTACACAGCATGGAAGCCGGCAGCTGGGACCTGAGCAAGGTGGACTACAATCAACTCAAAGAATCGCAGGCCACGCTGGTTTTCGGACAGATGAACGAACCCCCGGGAGCACGTGCCCGTGTAGCCCTGAGCGGACTTACCATGGCCGAATATTTCCGTGATGGCGAAGACGAAGCCGACGGACGCGACATCCTGTTCTTTATCGATAACATTTTCCGTTTTACTCAGGCAGGCTCCGAAGTTTCGGCATTGCTTGGCCGCATGCCTTCGGCCGTAGGTTATCAGCCCACCCTGGCCACCGAAATGGGAATCATGCAGGAACGCATCACCTCCACCAAACGCGGATCCATTACCTCGGTTCAGGCAGTTTACGTGCCTGCCGACGACCTCACCGACCCCGCCCCGGCCACCACATTCTCGCACCTTGATGCAACCACCGTACTCAACCGTAAGATAGCCGAGCTGGGAATTTACCCCGCTGTTGACCCCCTCGACTCCACCTCGCGCATCCTCACCCCCGACATTGTGGGCGAAGCACACTACAAAACCGCCCAGCGCGTGAAAAATATCCTGCAACGCTACAAAGAACTGCAGGACATCATCGCCATCCTGGGTATGGATGAGCTTTCGGAAGAGGACAAACTCATTGTGCACCGTGCGCGACGTGTGCAGCGCTTCCTCTCGCAGCCCTTCCATGTGGCCGAACAGTTTACGGGTATCCCCGGCTGTGTGGTCTCAATTGACGATACCATTAAAGGTTTCAACATGATCATGGACGGCGAAGTGGACGAATACCCCGAAGCTGCCTTCAACCTGGTAGGAACCATTGAAGAAGCCATCGAAAAGGGTAAAAAACTGTTGGCCGAAAGCAAAGCATAA
- a CDS encoding lipoprotein signal peptidase: MKKPLFIILLVLLADQALKFYIKLNMTMGEEIPVLGNWFVLHFTENPGMAFGLQFAGEWGKLILSLFRIAAAFAIGYYLWRLTQKQTPFGPVLGISLILAGALGNIIDSCFYGLIFSESTWHTVATFLPEGGGYAGFLHGHVVDMFYFPIIMIQKAQAPSWMPGFLFGPDDYFIFFRPVFNIADASITTGVLWLLLFERKFLRGL; encoded by the coding sequence ATGAAAAAACCTCTCTTCATCATCTTGCTGGTGCTGCTTGCCGACCAGGCCCTGAAGTTCTACATCAAGCTCAATATGACCATGGGCGAGGAGATTCCCGTGCTGGGCAACTGGTTTGTGCTTCACTTTACCGAAAATCCGGGTATGGCTTTCGGGCTGCAGTTTGCCGGCGAGTGGGGCAAGCTGATTCTCAGCCTGTTTCGCATTGCTGCTGCCTTCGCCATTGGATATTATTTATGGCGCCTCACCCAGAAACAAACCCCTTTTGGTCCTGTTCTGGGCATCTCGCTCATCCTGGCAGGCGCCCTGGGCAACATCATCGACAGCTGCTTTTATGGCCTCATTTTCAGCGAAAGCACCTGGCACACCGTTGCCACATTTCTGCCCGAGGGCGGTGGGTATGCCGGCTTTCTGCACGGACATGTGGTGGATATGTTCTATTTTCCAATCATCATGATTCAAAAAGCACAAGCGCCTTCCTGGATGCCCGGCTTTTTGTTCGGACCGGATGATTATTTCATTTTTTTCCGGCCGGTATTCAATATCGCCGATGCTTCCATCACTACGGGTGTGCTTTGGCTGCTCCTCTTTGAACGCAAATTTCTGCGGGGATTGTAA